The Sus scrofa isolate TJ Tabasco breed Duroc chromosome 6, Sscrofa11.1, whole genome shotgun sequence region GCCCTAAGGCTCAGTCAGTCTAATGTTCACTGTAATGCTTTTTTATTCCCACCTTAAAACCTCAGCAGCCAGGATTTTGTCAAGTTTTGCTTTCTTAAGTATTTCAGAGgcagctcatacaactcactGATTTCGCAGATGGGGAAATCGATTTGCCCCTAGCAAGCTATCAGAGCTAATTAGACAAACCAGTGCTCTTTCCACGAGACTAATTTAGTGGAGACTGCAAGTTGCCCACCAAAATCTGTTCTCCCATTCCTTCTTGGCACAGGGCTTGACTACATTTCTCAGCCTCCCTGCAGGTAGGTGTGGCCACATGACTACGTTCTTGCCAATGGAAAGTAAGCATAAGTATGCATGCTGCTGCAGGGTCCAGGACTTAAGGCATCTGGTGTGCCTGCGCTGTGCTCTGACCCCTTCCCACTGGCTATAATCAGTGATGACCCAACTGTATCCAGGCAggtgcccccccccaccgcccccgccaCAGAGGGTGGAGAAGCAACATGATCTAGGGAACCTGTGTCCCTGGATGACCGCTTGGAGCTGAGCTGCCCCACTGACCTGACTACTCACTGTGGAAATGCCAACTCCCCTCAGAGTTGTTACATGAGAAGGAAACAAACTTCTTTGTTCTTTAAACCACTGTACTGCTGAGtctctttgttacagcagcttagCTCTTTACCCTAACTAATACAACCATGCAGCGCCCTTTGTATGTATTCAAAATAGCTTTACAAATGACCTGCCAGACAGCCATCTTCTCAGAAAACTGCTCTAACCTCCCAAGTAGGTGATAATCAAATAATGAAATTCCTTCCTGTAGCTACTATCCCAAGATTTCTTCATCCTAGTTAAAGGTTCTTTAACGATTAAAGCACATTATTTATGTAGAAACCCACTTAATTTGACACTGTCActgaattcaacaaatatttggctTTCTAGATGGTGGAGATATATAATTAGGATAATGCATTCATAAAAGCTTATTTTCTAgtgtttttcctgtttctgttttaatgCTGTGCTGAGTTTTCAgtagaaaaatcttttttgtaGAATGTGGAACTGAGGCTAAGAACATAAATAATTACTGAGAATTACAAACGTTCACAACATGTACCTAGACTATAGATGAAATGTTCTCTTACTTAGCCCTGAAAAATAAGCAAGATACATCTATCTATGCAtatatcgatttttttttttctgtcttttgtctttttcaggctgtacccaaggcatgtggaggttcctaggctagggatccaatcagagctatagctgcaggcctacaccacagccacagcactgcaggatccaggctgcatctgcaacttacaccacaactcatggcaacaccggatccccaacccactgagcgaggccagagattgaacctgcatcctcacaggtacatactagttggattcgttaaccacagagccatgacgagaactccacgaaatattttaaagactaaaaatCCACCTTTCTTTCCAGAGTCAAAGTATCTCCTacatacttttcttcttttagagccacacccgcagcatatggaagttcctaggctaggggttgaactggagctgcagctgctggcctacaccacagctttagcaatgccggatccttaacccactgagcgaggccagggatcaaaccctcgctctcatggatgctagtcagcttcatttctgctgagccacaatgggaactccattcccaCACACTTAGAACAGCAATGTCTGAACTAGAAGTATCTAAGGTCTAGTCAAGATTGTTATTTTGTCAATTATCTCTCAAGCAAACTGAGGGAAAAAAGGTTTTTACCAACAGAGGCAAATGGACCAATAGCTTTCCAAGTGCTGGAATCAATTACCAAAGCCATTTACATAGCACTGCCGTGGACTGGAGACTGTGGGTACCTGGCTCTGCCTGTCTAGGGATTGTTTGAGGCCAGAGGGTATAGCCTTACTCCAGGTTGAACCAAATGCCCAAGGCTGATCCTTTCCCGCTCTCAAATGACATGTGGTATGAGATTTGGCAGTTGAGTGAGGTTTGCTAAAGGTGCCTAGGACATCACAGACTGGTGGAGGAGAAGCCACTGAAGCCAAGCCAAGAAGCCCACCTGTCCAGATCACATTTTACCATGTACACCTTGGTCCCAAGACTCCTGCCCCATCATCATGTGGTGCCATGCTGCACCtcgacaccccctccccccaacatacacacacactcccacataccaagggagggcagggctgtggaTTACCTCAGTTCAGAGTAAGTGTCCTTTCTTTGTAGCCCTTATCACAGCTGTAATTCTGTAATTGTCTGATCAGTGTGCACTTTTTTGATCTTTGAATTCCCATAGTCTAGCACAGCACCTAGCACATAAGAAGTTCTCAAATATCTGCTGGCTGGCTGAAAGGGCTGGCCATAGCTTGACAATTCCTCAGAGGCTGGTTTTGGCCTAACCCCAGCATCTGAATGAAGTTCAGTGTGCAAAAGTGAGAGTACCCTGCTTATAGCCTGGGGTCGACAGGGGGACTGTCTAGAGAGTGGTAAAGAACAGAAACAGGAGACCTGCCAGAGGCAGCAGAAACCCATGCACACTCAGGCATTGCCAACAGGTAAAGTAACAAATGAAGACAATATGTGGTATTTGTTATCTTTTGAGTAAGGGGAAGAAATGcgttcattatttattttaaaaggctcttctgcccactgtggctcggcagaaatgaactcaactagtatccatgaggatgcaggttcgatccctgttctcgctcagtgagttaaaggatccaacattgctgtggctgtggtgtaggctggcagctgcagctccaatccaacccctgtctggggacttccatatactgtgggtgtggccctaaaaaaaagaaaagaaaaagaaacgctCCTTCCATGATCCCTCTCACTTCCCTCCAAAGTGAAATTCTACACAGCTCTTATGGCCTTTGATATTCTCTTAGCTAAATCTGTTGtttgtgcatatatacaatatttaCAAGCTCCCTGAAAGCAAGAaccatatttcattttatctttgtattCCCTTTAGCCTACTTAGGGGCCTCTCATGTAGTAGATTCTGCACAAATAAAACACTGCTTGAGTGGGATATTATTGCTTAATGGGTTCAGAGTTTCTGTTgcggatgatgaaaaagttttggttGCACAACATAAATGCTGCTGAGTTGCAAActtaaaaatgcttaattttatgtTGTACTCATATATGTGTACTCACATTGCTGGTACCTCAGGTCACTCCAGTAAGAGGGCTTCAACTGGAAATAATAAATCTCCAGTAAAAGACCCTCTGATGTCTTCCAGGAATGTAGGAAGTGCTCATTAAACatgtgctaaataaataaatagacagcATATAAAAAATGTCAACttttgagttcccttgtggtgcagcaggttaaggatccggcactggcactgctgcggcatgggtttgatccctggctcaggaacttccgcatgccgtgtgcacagccaaaaaaaaaaaatgaaagaatgtcaactttgagaaaaaaaatctcaggtttAAAACAAAGCACATTGTTAGATATGAATATAAACATCTTTTTAAGGCCTAGAGAGGCTCTTGcaaacttttcctttatttaactttcaataaaaataaaaattcctaacTCAATAGAGAGTAGTGATTACCACATAGGAGGAGCTCAACAAATGTCAAAGTCCTCAGTTTTCAAGTTCCATGTCACAACCACTTCAGTCTGATTCTCTCCTTCTCGAAGGAATTCCAAAAACTGGTTTGGTTCACTTAATTATCTCACGGGGGCTGATCCTTTCCtgccattcactcaaatccacaACTCCTGAATTGTGGCTCATAATAACTCAGTCATCTATTAAAGTGTCTGGAAATTAGATATTTCTAGCCAGAGTCAGGGacataaaacttcttttttttaagggatgcagTGAATCCTGGTATTCATCACCAAAAAGATCAAGTGTAAAAAAGTGCAATCTGtgcctcttttaaaaatagaacctttaaggttagaagaaaaaaacaaacaaaaaaaatcccttcccGAATTCATCATTACCAGACCAGACACATCAGCCACACAAGGAGCTAACAAGACCTGCTGTTTCCATGACAGAGAACATGAGACTTTAAAACCACACCACtgatagagttcctgttgtggcacagtggttaaagaatccaactaggaaccatgaggttgcgggttcggtccctggcctcgctcagtgggttaaggatccggtgttgctgtgagctgcggtgtaggttgcagacgcggctcagatcccacgttgctgtggctctggcgtaggccggtggctacagctccgattagacccctagcctgggaacctccatatgcagtgggagctgccctagaaaaggcaaaaagacaaaaaacaaaacaacaaacaaaaaaaaaacacaccactgAATGAGAGAACTGGACCCCTACCACCTTTCCAAAAGCCACTGGACAAGTCCCTTAAATGCAGGATTTCAGCTCTTCATCGTTCTGATCATTCTGCCTTAGGGGTCCCTTTTCTTTATGCTCTTTATCATGGCCTGGGGAAATACTCTGACTTTCTATAGTGGCGATGGCATCTGTGTCCagccttcttcttttcttcagatGGTACAAGTGGGACTTGGATTTCATATGCGCtaagacaaaaccaaaagaaaaagaaaaaaatttagaattttctacAATTTTGGAAGCATGCGAAATTAACTACAGAATCCTTTAACAATAATAGGATCAACACAATAATTTGTACAGCCATAGCTGCTTAGCATTTTTAAGAGAAGAATAAATCATATGGACAGCTGGCTAGCAAACTAGAGTGAGCTGCCACGTATCCTGTACACCTGCTAAGCACTCTATATCACTAATTCACACTACAATCTTGCAGGACAGTATTATTCGGCTCATTTTATATAGGAAGAGACTgaagtccaaggtcacacagcaggtagGCTCTTTAGGTTACCTATAGCTTAAAAAGAGACCgaattttcaaaaaatagggCTTTAGACTAATTTTCCCATATGGGGCTGCCTATTACAGACACATTTCTACTCACATGGCTCAACCAAGTTACAAATTCAAATTCTTGTCTGTACTGCAGGACAGATGCTTAGGCCTACAGTAGCCAGAGCATCCCTTCCCATCTCTTACCAGCTCACTCAGGTTGCCCCTCCAGGTCTGACATCCTCGGGCCTGGGTCACATAAGCCCTGTGCATGACTAACCCAGACTCGTTCTCCAGCACACAATGCATCAGAGAGATGACGACAAATACACTGTCTGCTCTGATGATCCCTTTCAAGAGTCCACAGAAGCAGTAAAGCTGAAAAGCTACTATTGGCTGATATCAATTTTTGACCTCTCACCCCCAAAACAGTTCCCAGCTTCTGGCTAACTCACAGAAGCTCCTTTTTGCTATCCTGCTCCTTTTCAAGGAAATCTTATTTGGAAACAcctaaagagaaagacaatgagATTAAATTCTCTTGTATACATAGTTAAAACATCATTCGTAGGGATTCAGAAGCAAAAGTAGGTAAGGAAGAGGTAAGAAGTCAAAGAAAAGTTTACTTGAGGGAAGAAGTCAGCTTTGTTCTCTAGCTAGAGCCTAAGGCAAAAAATGGCCTTCTGGACTGGCTCTCCATGGCAGCAGGAGATGGGAGCAAGGACTTGACAGATGGCACTATAGAAGGGCTTACACAAGCTCAGCTCACAAAGGCTCACAAATGTTGCTTCTCTGAGGCTGTCCCTGAAGGACATTCGACAAATCAAACCACTAAGTTTCCTTTAGAAAAAACAATCAGacactctctttctcttcccctttcatCATTATAAACCAACCATAATCGAGGCTTCTTTTGCTTCTTGGGCAATCACAGCCCTCCCCCAGCTGACAATGTGGTTCATTCTGCCAGAGTTAACAGTTAATAGAACTAATCCTTCTATTGGTTGGTAGAGGGAGAAAAATCTACTTCTGTGAGAATATCATGCAAACCAGTCCTCTGAACAGGAGGATTCCAGCCACTGAGTAAAATACAAGTCCTACTTGTGCCCAAAGGAGTGAGCCTTAAACAAGTTTCTAAACACCACGTAAATTCAAGGCTTGGAGGCCAAGGCCCTTTTGGACTTTGGCTGGATGACTGTAGAAATCTGACAGGGGAGTGCAGTGTGATTCTGTGGCAAAGACAGATCCAGACTCTGAAATGGGGAACTAGGACCTTGGCACAGGGCCGATCCTGGGCTGGTCAGGAGCGCCTTATGAAGAAGAGAGACTGCCTTCTTTATGCATGTCTGACCGTCTTGCTCTGAATGTTTTCTTCATCACGGGTTTAGCCACCAACACCATTTCaatgtattactttaaaattactGAAGAGACACCACCTTTGAAGAATGTACTCAGGAGGAATAACTGCACTTCCCGTTCCCTCCCAGCTGTTTCTGCTTCTTTGGTCTCTCGGGTGAGTTGCCTGGCTTCCCTTACAATCCAACTTCACCTCCATCAAGGTCTAAACAGGAGAGGCCAAGAAACTCCTCCCCTACAGCAGGATTGTGAAAGTCAAAGGAGCTCTGGAAGGGTAACAGCAGACCTTTCACTATAAATTATCGACTCCAGCCGAAGCTGGAGGGCATATGATCTTCTTTGGAAATTCAGAATAGAGAGATAACTCTCCCTTTTGAGAAGGCCTCCATGAAATTTGAACATAGGCTCTTAGAGGAATCTGGCCATCTTTTTATAGACAAACAAGGAGACTCCAGCATTCAATCCAGCAAAGACCTTAAATTTCATGAAGTCAGTGTGACCCGCCCTTACAGATTTTTCTGTGCCCCACCCCAGACTCTACCTGCCCATTCACGGTCCCCAATGATGATTCGGTCACAGAGGTCACACATGTGATAACTCCTCTTGTTCTCAGTTTCACTGCTTGGCATATTTACTGGAGTGGCTGCAGgcttgtggccctgaaaaaacaaggCAGGGATGGGGGAGAAGCATTTGATTCAAAGAGATCTGGATATCATTCTCTGATATTAAGAGGAGTGAGATTTTCCcaagattcctttttctcatccCAGAGAGCAGGTGGGCTGTGAACAGATTTTAACAACAACCTTTCTGAATGTGAAAGTAGAAACGCAGCCTCCAGGGATCTAAAAGCAGCCAGCCCTTCTGCTGTATTCCATGGAAAAGAAGGCTTGGTTCCCCGACAGAGCAACAAAGGTGTCAGCTTAGGAAAGCGCTCTGAAAACCAGACAGTAGACAGTACCATAATTAATAATCACCTGGATGAAACTTTGCACGATTTCAAGAGCAGGTTCAAGAACAGACTCCTCCCACTTCGAGACATCAGATACTTCTAAGCCATATACCGGGGGGACACTGGGACCAGGTCCTAATGATGACAAAGAAAagttgtgaggagttcccgtcgtggcgcagtggttaacgaatccgactaggaaccatgaggttgcgggttgggtccctgcccttgctcagtgggttaagggtccggcgttgccgtgagctgtggtgtaggttgcagatgcggctcggatcccgcgttgctgtggctctggcgtaggccggtggctacagctccgattcgacccctagcctgggaacctccatatgctgccgggagcagctcaagaaatagcaaaaagacaaaaaaaaaaacaaaaaacaaaaaaccaaaaagaaaagttgtGAGAGGTCAGCCTCCAAGACCCGATCTATTCTACTCCCAAGACTCCAAAATCCTCAAGGGAAACATATGgagtcaaaaaaataaacatctgacAATGCCATTCATTCTAACCATAAACATGAGCCAAGCAGCTACATACAATCCAAGAAAGACCCAGCAGGTTGACTGGTCTGCAGCCAACAAGTCTAGCTGTGTAATCCAGAGTCTCAGGTGTAGGATCTTCCAGACCAGTTAGGAAAACAATACCGGGTAACAGCTCTAGTGACCACTGTGTGGGCTACAATCTAATAAAGACAGCACACCAAAGGAAGAAACAACAGCTTGAAGTGAGGGCCTGTTCTAAGTTCCGTATCACCTTACAGTGATGTCACTCTGTGGCAAGAGAGTTCACAGCTTTAAGAGCAGACACAACTCTCAGGTTTGAATATATCTCTTCAGCAGTCTGGCATTCATGAAACTCATCAATGCCCCACTGATAACCATGGGCTAGCAATAGCAGAGAAGCAGCTAGGGAACTGCTGaatttgaaaattagaaaaaaaaaagctttggaacTGAACCAGTTCAACCCTTCTTCCAGGAAATAGATCTAGAGGAGTAATTCAAGAAATACCCTCTGGTTAATACTTCTGAATGGAGATAAGATCGTAGGTAGCCAAAAGTATAGCTACAGGCATCTCATCGTCTGAGCCAACCATTCTTGGTCCCTGCTGATCGTTTCCTCAGGCTGTGGACACACTAAATTGCCTTCCACATCTAGGTTAAGTCAGTTGCCTGAAGGCAAAGAGCATCGCCTCATGGACAAAAAACATCAAAGTCCTCAGAATGCCAACGGCTGGCAGGTGCTGGCCTTTTGATTGTGCCAACCACAAATAAGCCTTCGTGAGCTGGactgggctgcacctgccaccacACAGAAAGGTGAGAATGGGAGGGTGCAGGCAGCATCCACAGCACACCTGGCCTTGGCTAAGCTCTGCACCTGTTTCCAGGCCACTCTATATTTTCCTTTCCCCTCTAAGTCCTTTGTTGGGCTTCTGTGCCCTGTCTAAGCACCTTTCAACAAGTTCTCGGCTCCCAGCTGCTATTTCTGGCTTGGGTCCAAGGCCAAGCTGGGGTGGGGAAGTCCCTCTGGCTTCTTGCCAGAACCATATCCCAGCAGACCAGCCCTGGCCAATCACACACGGCTCCTGATTTACAGGGCAGCTGTGCCTTTCACTCTAGCACCAGGACTGTGCCGGCATACACATGAATGAGGAACGAGCATATGATGCGCAGTGCCATCAAGCCCTCGTGACTCGGAGATGGGGAGTTACTGTGGCTTTGCCACAGGAAGAAGTTCcaaatcattaccaaaaaaacaaatacactgaaaaatacaACGACAACAAAGAAACTCGTCTTTTGTTAGAGACTAATGGTTATTAGCCCTGGGGAGAAGACAAACTGCATTAGAAATCTGTAGCAGTGAAACTTCCGTTTCAGCTGAGCAAAGACTTCTATCTCAAAGGACATGCAGAGAAAGCAAGGTAAGTAGAAGAAAGTGTAAAGAGCCCCTTGGGACCGGAACTACACTGGAGATCTCTGGTAGAGAGTGAGAACCAAGAGAGGGATCCACGGTCAGCAACACAGATCAAGGTGTTTCTGTTCGGGGGACACTGAGGAGCACGGGGAGACCTCAGCTGTCCTTATCTGTAACTGAAAGCACAAGTCTAATGGCAAAAGATAAACAGGGGATGAttcaaaagcatattttaaaagtgcCCACAAGATAAAACTGGATTTTCACCAATATTTCATCTCCTTTAAATCAACCTCCGTTAGCTCGTGGCCACACAATTTCTTACTAGAGGCCCAATACTAATGCTGTCCAGCTAAAGCTATAGCTGAAGGAAACAAGAAGCATGGTGTAAAGCTGAGTGTGGACTTAGGAGTCAGGCCTGCATTCGGGACTCAACCACTTATGAGCTAGGGGATTtctggcaagttatttaacttctctaagcctccatttccttatctgaaaaaggaaaagaatatcaCCCACCTGGAAGGCTCAGTAATATATGTATTGCACCAAATTTAGCACCAAGGATGCAGTACATGGTCCAAAGAATgagaatttccttcccttttccttaaAAGTTCTGTTCAACTGAGTTTAGAGGCCTGAAGTACCACGTGTTTGAACACGAAAGCAATGCTGGGAGAATTGGTGACGATTCTGTCTTTTCACACTACTCATCTGGTCCTAGAACCATTTTAATTAGGGAAATCTCCCTACAGAAGTGCAGTTGTTCTTCAGGTACAAAATTTGAAGCTAAAATTAACCCTGAGCACCAACGCTGCTAAGAAGGGCTTGCTATTTTGCTCTTACCTGTTCGCAGCCAGTACCCACTAATTCAAAGCATTTGACAGATGCTTCTTTGGGAAGAACTATTTTCTGAGGCATCGCAAGGAAATAACCCTGGACAATCACTTATGCAAAAGACCCTCCCCTCCAGGTCAGGTCCCAAATCTTAGAATAGATCCAGAAACTCAAGTCTGCTTTGTGGGTGCACTGAGGACATCTATGTTCTATTGAAAACATACCCAGGGAATAAGGAAAAACATGAGACTTACTGCTCAAAAAACGGTTTTTAACCCATCGGTTCTGCTTCCGAGCATATCTCTTAGTCACTTGTTTCAGAGCCTCAATACCTGAAAGATAAGGTAAATATAAGAACCTCTAAGCAATTCTCACTCTGCTGAAGGGCAGGCCCACCTAGCCcaacattaaaagaaaactagccacagcagcacagtgGTGGACGCTTGGTAGATGAAAATCACAACTCTGAGCTGAAGGCCATATGGGACTCTTTTACCTTCAGCTCTTTCACAGACCATACCAGCAGGATACTCTGTCACCGAAGGATGTCCAAAGCTAGGTTTGATGGAGAATTCACACCTTTCTTTAGAAGCTGGTTACTAGTCTCTGGTGTGCATTTTCCCTCAGTGATCAGGTACTGGTGAAATTCCTTGAAGCCAATTGATTGGAAGATACCATGTTGATAGTCCTGGCTGGGAACAGGAGAGCATCAGCGGATGAGCCATTGCATCTGAGAGCTAGCAGTGGCCCCGGACATGATCTAGCTGAGCCATTtcatctcacagatgaggaaattgagatccTCAGCAGTTACTACCGCTCTGAAatccttcctccacctccccGACCAGCTCCCAGGTTACTTCCCTTGAAAATTAACTCCTAGGGATGTCTGACAGAATAAAAACTGCAACTGTAACAAGTGCACCAAACCTCCTTCCAACAAGCCTTGCCAATGCCAAGGACAAAGACTAATAAACAAGTAGATCCAAAGCCAGTATTATGTTTATGGTCTTTTGACCATAAGCAAGGGGTGGAGAGTAGGTGAAAGTAACAGCCAAGTCCTTACCTATTTTCTGCAACTTTCTTCTCATTATAGCGTCTGTGAAAATCTCTTAGTTCATCCAAGAGCCCAGCAGCAAGCATGTTATCCACCCTCTTATCCAAGCGCTCATCTAGAACTTGAATCAAATTAACCCATCAACCAGCAAGCCTGCCGTAGGTGCGTACTATACATGATGAATGCATAGGCTGCCACAAAGAAGAGAATTTGTTCAAGTGGAAGAAAGGGTTCAGAATCCAAAGATTATATAATAATTCATACTATATGTAGTCACATTTAAATCTCTACTATTCCAAAAAGTAGCCAAAAGAAGCTATTACTATGTAAAGAGAAAGCACACAATTACAATTATTTGGAAGAACAAGTATTTACTCTGGTATGGAATGTATATCcactgcttatttttttatttatttttgctatttttagggctgcactcgtggcatacggaggttccctggctaggggtcaaattggagttacagctgccagtctatgccagacccacagcaacacaggctccaagctgtgtctgcaacctacaccacagctcaaggcaacgccggatccttaacccactgagcgaggccagagatggaagccgcatcctcacggatcctagtccggtttgttaaccactgagacacaaagggaactccaaagtattaCCTTTTTCTATACACTTATAACTGAGATTAATTTAACATCAAATTCCCACCATTTCAATTATGTTCTTCTATATCTCCACCATTGCTATTTTTCAGCCTACAATGACAGTAACCTTTTTTCCTACCTTCCTAAAAAGTctgcatttaggagttcctattgtggcttagtgggttaagaacctgacaaatatccatgaggacgagggttcggtccttggcctcactcagtgggttaaggatctggcgttgctgaaagctgtggtgtaggtctctgatgtggctcggacccagtgttgctgtggctacagggcaggctggcagctgcagttgatttaacccctagcctgggaacttccatatgccacagatgtagccctaaaaagagaaagaagggagaaggagtggaatggactgtgagtctgggattagtagatgcaaactattgcatttggagaggagaagcaatgagatcctgctgtatagcacagggagctatatctagtcacttgtgtgatggaggataatgtgagaaaaagaatgtatatatgactgggtcattttgctgtatagtggaaactgacagaacataggaaatcaactataatgaaaaaaaagtttgcatttaTTGAGGACTCTCTACGTGCCAGGCACATTCTGAgcactttttggttttttggtggtgtttgttttttttttaattttaggtttttattttttctaa contains the following coding sequences:
- the TRIT1 gene encoding tRNA dimethylallyltransferase, mitochondrial isoform X1, which translates into the protein MAAVAAARAVSVGPGLRDLKRTLPLVVILGATGTGKSTLALQLGQRLGGEIISADSMQVYEGLDIITNKVSAQEQRMCQHHMISFVDPLVTNYTVVDFRNKATALIEDIFARDKIPIVVGGTNYYIESLLWKVLVNTKPQEMGTKKVIDRKAELEKEDGHELHKRLSQVDPEMAAKLHPHDKRKVARSLQVFEETGISHSEFLHRQHAEEGGGPLGGPLKFPNPCILWLNAEQTVLDERLDKRVDNMLAAGLLDELRDFHRRYNEKKVAENSQDYQHGIFQSIGFKEFHQYLITEGKCTPETSNQLLKKGIEALKQVTKRYARKQNRWVKNRFLSRPGPSVPPVYGLEVSDVSKWEESVLEPALEIVQSFIQGHKPAATPVNMPSSETENKRSYHMCDLCDRIIIGDREWAAHMKSKSHLYHLKKRRRLDTDAIATIESQSISPGHDKEHKEKGPLRQNDQNDEELKSCI
- the TRIT1 gene encoding tRNA dimethylallyltransferase, mitochondrial isoform X4 codes for the protein MAAVAAARAVSVGPGLRDLKRTLPLVVILGATGTGKSTLALQLGQRLGGEIISADSMQPQEMGTKKVIDRKAELEKEDGHELHKRLSQVDPEMAAKLHPHDKRKVARSLQVFEETGISHSEFLHRQHAEEGGGPLGGPLKFPNPCILWLNAEQTVLDERLDKRVDNMLAAGLLDELRDFHRRYNEKKVAENSQDYQHGIFQSIGFKEFHQYLITEGKCTPETSNQLLKKGIEALKQVTKRYARKQNRWVKNRFLSRPGPSVPPVYGLEVSDVSKWEESVLEPALEIVQSFIQGHKPAATPVNMPSSETENKRSYHMCDLCDRIIIGDREWAAHMKSKSHLYHLKKRRRLDTDAIATIESQSISPGHDKEHKEKGPLRQNDQNDEELKSCI
- the TRIT1 gene encoding tRNA dimethylallyltransferase, mitochondrial isoform X3 encodes the protein MCQHHMISFVDPLVTNYTVVDFRNKATALIEDIFARDKIPIVVGGTNYYIESLLWKVLVNTKPQEMGTKKVIDRKAELEKEDGHELHKRLSQVDPEMAAKLHPHDKRKVARSLQVFEETGISHSEFLHRQHAEEGGGPLGGPLKFPNPCILWLNAEQTVLDERLDKRVDNMLAAGLLDELRDFHRRYNEKKVAENSQDYQHGIFQSIGFKEFHQYLITEGKCTPETSNQLLKKGIEALKQVTKRYARKQNRWVKNRFLSRPGPSVPPVYGLEVSDVSKWEESVLEPALEIVQSFIQGHKPAATPVNMPSSETENKRSYHMCDLCDRIIIGDREWAAHMKSKSHLYHLKKRRRLDTDAIATIESQSISPGHDKEHKEKGPLRQNDQNDEELKSCI